Proteins co-encoded in one Nicotiana sylvestris chromosome 7, ASM39365v2, whole genome shotgun sequence genomic window:
- the LOC104213112 gene encoding PAN domain-containing protein At5g03700: MEIVNSVTRLKVTHIFLISIFFTNFYWFNIGAESTKELFKGFKATPDSHISTFQPLLTDSTGNYSLSFLRVEKDQLTLSIIHVPSSESIWVANLTRFARWDDPTELFFNGSLVLSDSRSGVFWSTHTNGDRVWLSNTSNLQVQKVDSGMRLNSVLWQSFDFPSDTLVENQNFTNKMTLVSSNGLYSMSLGFDFFGLYAKSKDEAGSVSGPGRIYWKHKALEAKADVIEGQGPIYAVLKSDGFFGMYQNESVPVDVESFNSFQQPVSGVRRIRVEPDGNLKGYFWAGSSWILDYQAIKETCELPNPCGIYGLCQPGKGCSCLDNSTDYNSGRCVSPENQDSGDFCGVYDHKKYKGFSRNGVELPNKELMTYQKMVSFQECQSTCEGNCTCWGVVYTNTSGFCYILDYPIQSLVGVGDESKMGYFKVREGVGKDKVEVGLGVGIGLLCGAILVFGGVIGLGLYRYRKRKRGVTGYVEEDGMVVGPYKEMRNASFRSIELSER; this comes from the coding sequence ATGGAAATAGTTAACTCAGTAACTCGTTTGAAGGTAACTCATATTTTCTTGATTTCCATTTTTTTCACAAATTTTTACTGGTTTAATATTGGAGCTGAATCTACCAAAGAGCTTTTCAAAGGATTTAAAGCAACCCCAGATTCTCATATTTCAACTTTTCAACCTCTTCTTACTGATTCTACTGGTAATTACTCATTGAGTTTTCTCCGAGTTGAAAAAGATCAACTCACTCTTTCTATTATTCATGTTCCATCTTCTGAGTCAATATGGGTTGCTAACTTGACCCGTTTTGCAAGATGGGATGACCCGACTGAGTTGTTCTTCAATGGCAGTCTTGTGTTGTCGGATTCTCGttcaggggtattttggtcaACTCATACTAATGGAGACCGTGTTTGGCTTTCAAATACGTCAAATTTGCAAGTTCAAAAGGTTGATAGTGGAATGAGGTTAAATTCTGTTTTGTGGCAAAGTTTTGATTTTCCCTCAGATACCCTTGTGGAAAATCAAAATTTCACAAATAAAATGACTTTGGTTTCGTCCAATGGGCTTTATTCCATGAGTTTGGGCTTTGATTTTTTCGGGTTGTATGCCAAGTCCAAGGACGAAGCGGGTTCGGTTTCGGGTCCGGGTCGGATCTATTGGAAGCACAAGGCATTAGAAGCAAAAGCTGATGTTATTGAAGGTCAAGGACCAATTTATGCTGTATTAAAGTCAGATGGTTTTTTTGGTATGTACCAAAATGAGTCAGTTCCAGTTGATGTAGAATCTTTTAACAGTTTTCAACAACCCGTATCCGGTGTCCGTCGGATCCGGGTCGAACCGGATGGGAATTTGAAAGGATATTTTTGGGCCGGGTCAAGTTGGATATTGGACTACCAAGCAATAAAGGAAACATGTGAATTGCCTAATCCTTGTGGTATATATGGACTCTGTCAACCGGGCAAAGGTTGTTCTTGTCTAGACAATAGTACGGATTACAACTCCGGCCGGTGTGTCTCGCCGGAAAATCAAGATTCCGGCGACTTTTGTGGGGTTTATGATCATAAAAAGTACAAGGGTTTTTCAAGAAATGGTGTTGAATTGCCTAATAAGGAGTTAATGACTTACCAAAAAATGGTTTCTTTTCAAGAATGTCAAAGTACATGTGAAGGAAATTGTACATGTTGGGGTGTGGTGTATACTAATACATCTGGATTTTGCTACATACTAGACTACCCCATACAAAGTTTAGTAGGAGTAGGGGATGAATCCAAGATGGGATATTTCAAAGTGAGGGAAGGTGTAGGGAAAGATAAGGTGGAGGTGGGGTTAGGGGTAGGGATAGGGTTATTATGTGGGGCCATATTGGTATTTGGTGGGGTCATAGGGTTAGGGTTGTATAGAtataggaaaagaaaaagaggtgTGACTGGATATGTAGAAGAAGATGGAATGGTAGTTGGACCATACAAAGAAATGAGAAATGCAAGTTTTAGGTCAATTGAACTAAGTGAAAGATGA
- the LOC104213113 gene encoding uncharacterized protein yields the protein MAKDKVGSFGTEASRSNKRLAEKKQVSNSKLIFDEIFVRIPGSPSKFILGPCFKTMLPPELSPRYPLAEGEKLLLHCVQPDSFKGKTLRSWPHVSRTWIDWVDRVEKAKWEVWKSADIYDAIQLSKIDIPKDKNLIYAALCYWSISTNSFHFRFGMMGPTILDIVSLTGLRPHGEEVSVPLAIAESTCDFPKYGKIKECLTYCKFLDVSMGAMSVTEEEHISFLVMWLCRYLLCNSSITMIEQCTKLAFVLAMGKKLALAPFVLSNLYHGCHDIVTGKFDDATGPFWILQLWLQSYFPEHQPSTSDNGNAPTYGFPLAEGVLRPKTFNHYFVFFHTCSYRPASQFTPFSSRKFGPEWFKRSLDPYFQKLNRTELKDIWASYLIARDIPYSIVLDESSKWKCGVEHYSPNQFARQFGMKQAVPLHRSANDFSIRREEDNVEETESRFSQLKRKFSFVPFNINPSSRTFFDSWWSTYIKNRDKTAIDVLRKISPCDMPLSPSDRQEVAAPKSIGIKGDSQSAGKFGQNMKRNYKGGNIPSQSFVQQDEYRQQRNSYEAAEKISTRGISCKKMKISAMETPLPGTTSTSCNPADEDRNMADMHVSGDDTSISTSSSTAENEGKKCKVSPLLAKTRSKTSDIIEPLDCPVKFDNLDDFFAGVSGQIKRARSISFSTGQSSSIYDKISATQKSTPSVEMLATAKNDIDRLLHMPSQDLLLPENCSTLSAALSIYAESPDLSVERALSLEKLKENLPHISSTWRRAKKDKEDYYKNAAKKVVIVDELTKGQELYTNLKDYDDKLERTMDSIRNQMSKLKARLKDAKTKRKAIQEQKLSLARKSFEKSTTLDEMEAEFSLLEEMKDLADSDIARVEESLKVFKSKITGSPV from the exons ATGGCAAAAGATAAAGTAGGAAGCTTCGGTACTGAAGCTTCCCGGTCAAATAAAAGGttggccgagaaaaagcaggtGTCGAACAGCAAGCTGATTTTTGACGAGATATTTGTTCGTATTCCTGGATCGCCATCTAAGTTTATATTAGGCCCGTGTTTTAAGACTATGCTTCCTCCGGAGCTCTCTCCTCGCTATCCCTTAGCTGAAGGAGAAAAGCTACTTCTACACTGCGTGCAACCTGATTCGTTCAAAGGTAAGACTCTGAGGTCGTGGCCTCATGTAAGTAGAACGTGGATCGATTGGGTAGATAGAGTTGAGAAGGCAAAATGGGAGGTGTGGAAATCAGCTGATATATATGATGCTATTCAGTTGTCGAAAATTGATATACCGAAGGATAAAAATCTTATTTACGCTGCCTTGTGCTATTGGTCAATCTCGACAAATTCTTTCCACTTCAGATTTGGTATGATGGGGCCAACAATACTAGATATTGTTTCCTTGACAGGACTTAGGCCGCATGGCGAAGAAGTAAGTGTCCCTCTCGCGATAGCTGAATCGACCTGTGATTTTCCCAAGTATGGCAAAATTAAAGAATGCTTAACTTACTGCAAATTTCTCGATGTGTCAATGGGAGCAATGTCTGTGACAGAGGAAGAACATATATCGTTTCTGGTTATGTGGCTTTGTAGATATCTGTTATGTAATTCTTCGATTACCATGATCGAGCAATGTACGAAACTGGCTTTTGTTCTTGCTATGGGTAAAAAGCTTGCTTTGGCACCTTTTGTGTTGTCTAATTTATATCATGGCTGTCATGACATCGTTACGGGTAAGTTTGACGATGCAACGGGTCCTTTCTGGATCTTGCAGTTATGGCTACAGTCTTACTTTCCCGAACATCAACCTTCGACTTCAGATAACGGTAATGCTCCGACCTATGGGTTTCCCTTGGCTGAAGGTGTGTTGAGACCTAAAACATTTAACCATTACTTTGTTTTCTTTCACACATGCTCATATAGACCAGCCAGCCAATTCACGCCATTTTCTTCTCGGAAGTTTGGACCTGAGTGGTTTAAGAGGTCACTTGATCCTTACTTCCAAAAACTCAACAGGACAGAGTTAAAAGACATTTGGGCTAGTTATCTTATTGCTCGAGACATCCCGTACAGTATCGTTCTAGACGAATCTTCGAAGTGGAAATGTGGGGTAGAACATTATTCTCCAAATCAGTTTGCTCGACAGTTTGGCATGAAACAGGCTGTTCCCCTCCACCGATCAGCCAATGATTTTTCAATCAGAAGGGAGGAAGATAATGTCGAAGAAACTGAATCAAGGTTTTCGCAACTAAAAAGGAAATTCTCATTTGTTCCATTTAATATTAATCCAAGTTCTAGAACGTTCTTTGATTCCTGGTGGTCCACTTATATTAAGAATCGGGACAAGACTGCTATCGATGTCCTCAGGAAGATCTCACCGTGTGATATGCCTCTCAGTCCATCTGACAGGCAAGAAGTTGCTGCTCCGAAGTCCATTGGTATTAAAGGCGATTCTCAGTCTGCAGGAAAATTTGGCCAGAATATGAAGAGAAACTATAAAG GGGGTAATATTCCATCACAATCCTTTGTACAACAAGACGAGTACAGACAACAAAGGAACTCGTATGAGGCGGCCGAAAAGATATCTACAAGAGGAATATCATGCAAG AAGATGAAGATATCCGCAATGGAAACGCCGCTACCAGGGACAACTTCGACAAGTTGTAATCCAGCGGATGAAGATAGGAATATGGCCGACATGCATGTTTCTGGTGACGATACATCAATCTCCACCTCTTCCTCCACTGCAGAAAAT GAAGGCAAAAAATGCAAGGTTTCCCCATTATTAGCTAAGACCAGAAGCAAGACATCCGATATTATTGAACCACTAGATTGTCCTGTCAAATTTGATAATCTAGACGACTTCTTTGCTGGAGTTAGTGGACAAATTAAACGAGCTCGATCTATCAGTTTTTCGACTGGCCAATCTTCTTCCATATATGACAAGATATCCGCCACGCAAAAGTCTACACCGTCAGTGGAAATGCTCGCCACAGCAAAAAATGACATCGACAGATTACTGCACATGCCTTCTCAGGACTTGCTTCTACCCGAAAACTGTTCAACATTAAGTGCAGCACTGTCAATATATGCTGAATCACCAGATTTATCGGTTGAGAGAGCGCTTTCCTTGGAGAAACTCAAAGAGAACCTTCCGCATATTTCCTCAACCTGGCGTAGAGCTAAGAAGGACAAAGAGGATTATTATAAGAATGCTGCCAAGAAAGTGGTCATCGTCGATGAGCTCACAAAAGGTCAGGAACTCTACACCAACCTCAAAGATTACGACGACAAGCTTGAACGTACAATGGATTCCATCAGAAACCAAATGAGTAAGTTGAAGGCAAGATTGAAGGATGCaaagacaaaaagaaaagcaATCCAGGAGCAAAAATTGAGTTTGGCTAGGAAGTCTTTTGAAAAGTCTACTACTCTTGATGAAATGGAAGCTGAGTTTTCTCTCCTGGAGGAGATGAAGGACCTAGCTGATTCCGATATTGCCCGAGTTGAAGAAAGCTTGAAAGTCTTCAAAAGCAAGATAACCGGATCGCCTGTGTAA